A single Candidatus Thalassolituus haligoni DNA region contains:
- a CDS encoding TRAP transporter substrate-binding protein — protein MKIKNLLITLGVTLGSLTTALSAQAAEPEYTFKLHHFLPPMAMAHKDFLQPWADKVMKESGGRIKIDVFPAMQLGGKPPQLFDQARKGVVDISWTVGGYTPGRFPKAGAFELPFMAASAEATSMALQQYAEEEMQEELSDVHVLALHTHAPGSLHSRGDMIKVAADLKDLKLRAPNKAMAEAFGIMGSAPVFMPVTQMSSALAKGILDVAALPFEVVAPMKINQLTNNHTLVKGDRGLYTQFFLFSMNKQAYEQLPADLKKVIDNNSGIELARHIGYLFDQSEQHGYDITAKGGNHFYTLPAAEADHWKQMMQPVTDAWIGDMTEEGANGQALYDKANALITKYQKKTGS, from the coding sequence ATGAAGATTAAAAACCTGCTGATCACGCTGGGCGTGACTTTGGGCAGCTTGACGACTGCTCTGAGTGCTCAGGCCGCTGAACCCGAATATACGTTCAAATTGCACCACTTTCTGCCGCCGATGGCGATGGCCCACAAAGACTTCCTGCAGCCATGGGCTGACAAGGTAATGAAGGAATCGGGTGGGCGTATCAAGATCGACGTCTTCCCGGCCATGCAGCTGGGCGGCAAGCCACCACAGTTGTTTGACCAGGCCCGTAAGGGAGTTGTTGATATTTCCTGGACGGTGGGTGGTTATACCCCTGGCCGCTTCCCGAAAGCCGGTGCTTTTGAGCTGCCATTCATGGCTGCCAGTGCCGAAGCCACCAGTATGGCGTTACAACAATACGCCGAAGAAGAGATGCAGGAAGAGCTGAGTGATGTGCATGTACTGGCCCTGCACACCCACGCGCCGGGTTCTCTGCATTCTCGGGGTGACATGATCAAGGTTGCTGCAGACCTGAAAGACCTGAAGCTGCGTGCCCCCAACAAAGCCATGGCTGAAGCCTTTGGTATTATGGGTTCTGCCCCTGTATTCATGCCGGTGACCCAGATGTCCAGTGCCCTGGCCAAGGGAATTCTGGATGTGGCTGCACTGCCGTTTGAAGTGGTTGCACCGATGAAGATCAACCAGCTGACCAACAATCACACCCTGGTTAAAGGGGATCGTGGCCTGTATACCCAGTTCTTCCTGTTCAGCATGAACAAACAGGCCTACGAACAACTGCCAGCTGATCTGAAAAAGGTCATCGACAACAACTCCGGTATTGAACTGGCGCGTCATATTGGTTATTTGTTTGATCAGTCGGAACAGCACGGCTATGACATTACCGCCAAGGGTGGCAATCATTTCTACACCTTGCCAGCCGCTGAGGCAGACCATTGGAAGCAGATGATGCAGCCAGTAACGGATGCCTGGATTGGCGATATGACCGAAGAAGGTGCTAATGGTCAGGCGCTGTACGACAAGGCCAACGCCTTGATCACCAAATATCAGAAAAAAACCGGTTCCTGA
- a CDS encoding crotonase/enoyl-CoA hydratase family protein encodes MSNYQHLTFSVDNSIGHLTLNRPNKKNAINDALCLEIEQVFINMPKDVSVILFSGNGPEFCSGLDLSEHTAREPFEVVVHSRMWHRVFSHISNSGIPIVAALHGAVIGGGLELAICAHVRVSDETTFYRLPEGRHGIFVGGGASVRVAQTIGHGRMTEMMLTGRTLNAADGERLGLAHYVVPKGTAMEKAQELAETIATNSRLSNWAMASGLARINNMASDDGLFTESLLTGITQTSGEVKERIDAFLNRKKSS; translated from the coding sequence ATGAGCAACTACCAACACCTGACATTCAGTGTAGACAATAGTATTGGCCACCTGACCCTGAATCGTCCCAACAAGAAAAACGCCATCAACGACGCCCTGTGCCTGGAGATCGAACAGGTCTTTATCAACATGCCCAAGGACGTCAGCGTTATCCTCTTTTCTGGTAATGGCCCTGAATTCTGCTCCGGCCTGGATCTGTCCGAACACACCGCCCGCGAGCCATTCGAAGTGGTGGTGCATTCCCGTATGTGGCACCGGGTATTCAGCCACATCAGCAACAGTGGTATCCCGATTGTTGCCGCCCTGCACGGTGCCGTGATTGGTGGTGGCCTGGAACTGGCCATCTGCGCTCATGTCCGGGTATCCGATGAAACCACCTTCTATCGTCTGCCAGAAGGTCGCCACGGTATTTTTGTCGGTGGTGGTGCCTCCGTGCGCGTCGCGCAAACCATTGGTCATGGCCGCATGACAGAAATGATGCTGACAGGCCGCACGCTGAATGCCGCAGACGGCGAACGTCTGGGCCTGGCGCACTACGTTGTGCCCAAGGGTACGGCGATGGAAAAAGCCCAGGAGCTGGCAGAAACCATTGCCACCAACTCACGCCTGTCCAACTGGGCCATGGCCTCCGGTCTTGCCCGTATCAACAACATGGCCAGCGACGACGGCCTGTTCACCGAATCCCTGCTGACCGGTATTACCCAGACCAGTGGTGAGGTCAAGGAACGTATCGACGCCTTCCTCAACCGTAAAAAATCATCCTGA
- a CDS encoding 3-hydroxyacyl-CoA dehydrogenase encodes MNLANKHCLVTGAGSGLGEAVARRLLSQGARITLVDINTEAGTRLVAQLEQDYPNSSLFCTCDITDEASVSSAINQGTDTFGSLYGLVNCAGIPGAERVIGREGPHRLSSFERALKVNLLGTFNMIRLCADQMQHNEPESTGERGVIINTASVAAFDGQIGQAGYSASKAGVVAMTLPIARELARFGIRVMTIAPGLFKTPMMAVLPEEVQQSLGAAVPFPPRLGEPDEFAQLVQQIFENCMLNGETIRLDGAIRMAAK; translated from the coding sequence ATGAATCTTGCCAATAAACATTGTCTGGTAACCGGTGCCGGTTCTGGCCTGGGTGAAGCGGTTGCCCGCCGCCTGTTGAGCCAGGGTGCCCGCATAACACTGGTCGACATTAATACCGAAGCAGGCACCCGACTGGTGGCCCAACTGGAACAGGACTACCCGAACAGCAGCCTGTTCTGCACCTGTGACATTACCGATGAAGCATCGGTCAGCAGCGCCATCAACCAGGGAACCGACACCTTTGGCAGCCTCTACGGGCTGGTCAACTGCGCCGGAATTCCGGGAGCTGAACGGGTGATTGGCCGTGAAGGCCCGCACCGTCTTTCCTCCTTTGAACGCGCCTTGAAGGTCAACCTGCTCGGCACCTTCAACATGATTCGCCTGTGTGCCGACCAGATGCAGCACAACGAACCGGAATCGACCGGTGAGCGTGGCGTTATCATCAATACCGCCTCCGTCGCAGCTTTTGATGGCCAGATTGGCCAGGCCGGTTATTCCGCCTCCAAGGCGGGTGTGGTCGCCATGACCCTGCCGATTGCCCGAGAGCTGGCCCGTTTTGGCATTCGAGTGATGACCATTGCTCCAGGCCTGTTCAAGACCCCGATGATGGCCGTACTGCCAGAAGAAGTGCAGCAATCGCTCGGCGCTGCCGTGCCATTCCCGCCACGACTGGGTGAGCCGGACGAGTTTGCCCAACTGGTGCAGCAGATTTTTGAAAACTGCATGCTCAACGGCGAAACCATCCGCCTGGATGGCGCTATTCGCATGGCCGCAAAATAG
- a CDS encoding acyl-CoA dehydrogenase has protein sequence MSDYIAPLKDMLFVLDLVRQQTAMDQVEALAEFTPDFVAAVLEEAAKFASGALSPLNQIGDQQGCSFDQGTVTTAAGWKEAYQQFCDNGWMGLAMPEAIGGQALPKSIAQPVNEMWLSANLAFVMFHALNQGGSEILLHFGTDEQKQRYLEPLASGQWTIAMALTEPGAGSDLAATTTRATPVGDGSYRIKGQKIFITYGEHDMAENIVHLVLARTPDAPAGSRGISLFAVPKYRIATDGSLGASNDVVCSGIEHKMGLHGSPTCSMSYGDNDDCIGELIGAENKGLMAMFVLMNEARLSTGMQGVGFGEQSYQHSLRYAQERTQGSHFQSGARVTISQHPDVQRMLLSMHSQTMGLRALGYLIAAWIDLSEHSEDDHQRQQLRERIALLTPVFKAFSTEQGNQMSYTCIQVFGGMGFVEETGVSQFMRDARIITIYEGTTGIQARDLVFRKVLGDQGVALQHLLRDINQDADRLAAPLSQLQASLIRAGAAIHGQLRTLLEMAAKESDQTRLHAGSVPLLEALGLLCVGWQLALLANQAHTRGDSDAAYHSNMIALARFYFAHEMPRIHALMSTVANADDGLKDFDFTAAG, from the coding sequence ATGAGTGACTACATAGCTCCGCTAAAAGACATGCTGTTCGTACTCGATCTGGTACGCCAGCAAACCGCGATGGATCAGGTTGAAGCCCTGGCCGAATTCACCCCGGACTTTGTTGCTGCGGTACTGGAAGAAGCAGCCAAGTTTGCCAGCGGTGCCCTGTCACCCCTGAACCAGATTGGCGACCAGCAAGGTTGTTCCTTTGACCAGGGCACAGTCACCACTGCGGCCGGCTGGAAAGAAGCCTACCAGCAGTTTTGTGACAATGGCTGGATGGGTCTGGCCATGCCCGAAGCCATTGGTGGCCAAGCGCTGCCCAAGAGTATCGCCCAGCCGGTCAATGAAATGTGGTTGTCGGCCAACCTGGCGTTTGTGATGTTCCACGCCCTGAACCAGGGTGGCAGCGAGATCCTGCTGCATTTTGGCACCGATGAGCAAAAGCAACGCTATCTTGAACCCTTGGCCAGTGGCCAGTGGACCATTGCCATGGCACTGACCGAACCCGGTGCCGGTTCCGACCTCGCCGCGACCACCACCAGGGCCACGCCCGTGGGTGACGGCAGCTATCGCATCAAGGGCCAGAAGATCTTTATCACCTACGGTGAGCACGACATGGCCGAAAACATCGTCCATCTGGTGCTGGCGCGCACGCCAGATGCTCCGGCCGGCAGCCGTGGCATCTCACTGTTTGCCGTCCCAAAATATCGCATTGCCACCGACGGCTCACTGGGGGCCAGCAACGATGTGGTCTGCAGTGGCATTGAACACAAAATGGGCCTGCACGGCAGCCCGACCTGTTCGATGAGCTATGGCGACAACGACGACTGCATTGGCGAGCTGATCGGTGCCGAGAACAAGGGTCTGATGGCGATGTTCGTACTGATGAACGAAGCTCGCCTGAGCACCGGTATGCAAGGGGTAGGCTTTGGTGAACAAAGTTATCAGCACTCCTTGCGCTACGCCCAGGAACGTACCCAGGGCAGCCACTTCCAGAGCGGCGCACGGGTCACTATCAGCCAGCATCCCGATGTGCAGCGCATGTTGCTCTCCATGCACAGTCAAACCATGGGACTGCGGGCATTGGGCTATCTGATTGCGGCCTGGATCGACCTTTCGGAACACAGCGAGGACGACCACCAGCGGCAGCAACTGCGAGAACGGATTGCCTTGCTCACACCGGTCTTCAAGGCCTTCAGTACGGAACAAGGCAACCAGATGAGCTACACCTGCATTCAGGTGTTTGGCGGCATGGGGTTTGTCGAAGAAACCGGGGTTTCCCAGTTTATGCGCGACGCCCGCATCATCACCATTTACGAAGGCACCACCGGTATTCAGGCACGGGATCTGGTGTTCCGCAAGGTTCTCGGAGACCAGGGCGTAGCACTGCAACACCTGCTGCGAGACATCAACCAGGATGCCGATCGCCTGGCAGCCCCTCTGAGTCAACTGCAAGCCAGCCTGATTCGCGCAGGTGCAGCGATTCATGGCCAGTTACGCACGCTGTTGGAGATGGCCGCCAAAGAAAGCGACCAAACCCGACTGCACGCTGGATCGGTGCCGCTACTGGAAGCGCTGGGCTTGCTCTGTGTTGGCTGGCAGTTGGCCTTGTTGGCCAATCAGGCCCATACACGGGGTGACAGCGATGCGGCTTATCACAGCAATATGATTGCCCTCGCACGTTTCTACTTTGCCCATGAAATGCCGCGTATTCACGCACTGATGAGCACCGTAGCCAATGCCGATGACGGCTTGAAAGACTTTGACTTTACTGCTGCCGGGTAA
- a CDS encoding feruloyl-CoA synthase, with product MLADFHPVHVVNHPVDVEQREDGSRVIRSIGELCDYPERITDRLDHWAEHTPDQLFVCQRPLSGADHNHWQTLSYAETRTQVRAIAQWLLDLRIDGEPLSQERPIIILSGNSSEHLLLALAAMYVGIPYAPISTAYSTISTDFGKLRHIVDVLTPGLVFVDNLGPYRDAIDAVLPGLPVVSVISEHSTDNLQGQLTAFETLQSTAATSAVDQANQTVTASSIAKFLFTSGSTGMPKGVINTQKMLCSNQAMLASVLAFVQQQPPVVVDWLPWNHTFGGNHNVGLVLFNGGSLYIDQGKPVPKAMPITLDNLRDISPTVYFNVPKGFELLAQALKENPDVAANFYRNLNVMYFAGAGLAQHVWDSLDALAIQYTGKKVPMLTGLGSTETGPAALFASIEECASGVVGVPAPGTEIKLVPNGGKLEARIRGLSITPGYWRDADKTAKAYDEEGFYCLGDALKFIDEKQPNRGFYFDGRVSEDFKLDTGTWVSVGTLRPFVIHHCAPYVQDLVVAGRDRGYISVLVFPDLAQLHKLTELPADASASELVSHPRTREVFERLLGEMAASSTGSSTRVQRLVIEARPPQLDAHEITDKGSINQNAVLTNRADTVEKLYAAEPEAGIICL from the coding sequence ATGCTTGCCGATTTCCATCCTGTCCATGTAGTGAATCATCCTGTCGACGTTGAACAGCGCGAGGATGGCAGCCGCGTTATCCGCTCGATCGGCGAACTGTGTGACTACCCGGAGCGCATCACCGACCGACTCGATCACTGGGCCGAGCACACGCCGGATCAGCTGTTTGTCTGCCAGCGCCCGCTGTCCGGCGCAGATCATAACCATTGGCAAACCCTCAGCTATGCCGAAACCCGTACGCAAGTACGTGCCATCGCCCAATGGCTGCTGGATTTACGCATCGATGGGGAACCCCTGAGCCAGGAACGACCGATTATCATCCTGTCTGGCAACAGCAGCGAACACCTGTTGCTGGCGCTGGCGGCCATGTACGTTGGTATTCCATACGCGCCCATTTCCACCGCCTACTCCACGATTTCTACCGACTTCGGCAAGCTGCGCCACATTGTCGACGTACTGACGCCCGGACTGGTGTTTGTCGACAATCTCGGGCCTTATCGTGATGCCATCGACGCCGTCCTGCCTGGTTTGCCGGTGGTGTCGGTGATTTCCGAACACAGCACCGATAACCTGCAAGGTCAACTGACCGCGTTTGAAACGCTGCAAAGCACCGCTGCGACCAGCGCCGTTGATCAGGCCAACCAGACGGTCACCGCCAGCAGCATCGCCAAATTCCTCTTTACCTCCGGCTCCACCGGCATGCCCAAGGGCGTAATCAACACCCAGAAAATGCTCTGCTCCAACCAGGCCATGCTGGCCAGCGTCCTGGCCTTTGTACAGCAGCAACCACCGGTCGTGGTCGACTGGCTACCGTGGAACCATACCTTTGGGGGCAACCATAACGTTGGCCTGGTGCTGTTTAACGGCGGTTCGCTCTATATCGATCAGGGCAAACCCGTTCCCAAGGCCATGCCCATCACACTGGACAACCTGCGCGACATTTCCCCGACCGTCTATTTCAACGTCCCCAAGGGGTTTGAATTACTGGCGCAAGCACTGAAGGAAAACCCCGACGTTGCCGCCAATTTTTACCGCAACCTGAACGTGATGTACTTTGCCGGTGCCGGTCTGGCCCAGCATGTATGGGACTCTCTGGATGCGCTGGCGATACAGTACACCGGCAAAAAAGTACCGATGCTGACCGGCCTGGGTTCTACCGAAACCGGCCCGGCAGCCTTGTTTGCATCCATTGAAGAATGTGCATCCGGCGTGGTCGGCGTACCGGCTCCAGGCACCGAAATCAAACTGGTGCCCAACGGTGGCAAACTGGAAGCCCGTATCCGTGGCCTCAGCATTACACCGGGATACTGGCGTGATGCCGACAAAACCGCCAAGGCCTATGACGAAGAAGGCTTCTATTGCCTCGGTGATGCCTTGAAGTTTATTGATGAAAAGCAGCCCAATCGCGGCTTTTACTTCGACGGCCGGGTATCGGAAGACTTCAAACTGGATACCGGCACCTGGGTCAGCGTTGGCACCCTGCGGCCATTTGTGATCCACCATTGCGCGCCCTACGTGCAGGATCTGGTGGTGGCGGGTCGCGACCGTGGCTATATTTCGGTTCTGGTGTTCCCCGACCTGGCTCAACTGCACAAGCTGACCGAACTGCCAGCCGATGCCAGTGCCAGCGAACTGGTATCGCATCCACGCACACGCGAGGTATTTGAACGCCTGCTCGGTGAAATGGCAGCCTCCTCAACCGGTAGCTCTACCCGTGTTCAGCGACTGGTGATTGAAGCCCGGCCACCGCAACTGGACGCCCACGAGATTACCGACAAAGGCTCTATCAACCAGAATGCGGTGTTGACCAATCGGGCCGACACCGTCGAAAAGTTGTATGCCGCCGAACCGGAAGCCGGGATTATTTGCCTGTAA